From a single Granulicella aggregans genomic region:
- a CDS encoding dihydroorotase produces MTDLLIRNAHVIDPATSLDAQKDVLVREGRISAIEHPGAFTTLEIKDTIDAAGLALAPGFIDVHVHLREPGQTWKETIATGTRAAAAGGYTTVVAMPNTVPVNDTVESLTWMLAPERNSAINLLAMPAATQGSLGEHLTHYEALAMGGAVGFTDDGKPILDDHVMRAALVTAARMGLPVSQHAEDTRLTGGCSMHAGPVAFRLGLRGMTVEAESNIVERDIALLREIESDEGLRPHLHVQHVSTAKALAAIRQAKQQGLHVTCEAAPHHFTLTDDALEGYNTNAKMNPPLRAETDRLAVIEAILDGTVDCIATDHAPHAAHEKEVEFERAPNGITGIETALGLALRVLHRQHGLPVAHIVALMSNNPAKIIHLKDRGSLKAGNYADIVLFDPAAEWTFAAAQSLSKSKNTPFDQAPMLGRVHATISEGRVVHRHGTAR; encoded by the coding sequence ATGACCGACCTCCTTATCCGCAACGCCCACGTTATCGATCCAGCAACCTCGCTTGACGCGCAAAAGGATGTTCTCGTTCGCGAAGGCCGCATCTCTGCCATCGAACATCCCGGCGCGTTCACGACGCTCGAGATCAAAGACACGATCGACGCGGCCGGTCTGGCCCTCGCGCCGGGCTTCATCGATGTCCACGTCCATCTCCGCGAGCCCGGTCAGACCTGGAAAGAGACCATCGCGACCGGCACCCGTGCCGCCGCCGCCGGCGGCTACACCACAGTCGTCGCCATGCCGAACACCGTCCCGGTCAACGACACGGTCGAGTCCCTGACCTGGATGCTTGCGCCCGAGCGCAACTCCGCGATCAACCTCCTCGCCATGCCCGCCGCCACGCAAGGCTCTCTGGGCGAACACCTTACGCACTACGAGGCTCTGGCCATGGGCGGTGCCGTAGGCTTCACCGATGACGGCAAGCCCATCCTTGATGACCACGTCATGCGCGCCGCCTTGGTCACCGCCGCGCGGATGGGACTTCCGGTCTCGCAGCACGCCGAGGACACGCGCCTGACCGGCGGATGCAGCATGCACGCTGGCCCGGTCGCCTTCCGTCTCGGCCTGCGCGGCATGACGGTCGAGGCCGAATCGAACATCGTCGAACGCGACATCGCTCTCCTCCGCGAGATCGAGAGCGATGAAGGACTCCGCCCGCATCTCCACGTCCAGCACGTCTCGACCGCCAAAGCGCTGGCGGCGATTCGCCAGGCCAAGCAGCAGGGCCTGCACGTCACCTGCGAGGCCGCACCCCATCACTTCACGCTGACCGACGATGCTCTCGAGGGCTACAACACCAACGCGAAGATGAACCCGCCTCTTCGCGCCGAGACCGACCGCCTTGCCGTCATCGAGGCGATCCTCGACGGCACCGTCGACTGCATCGCAACCGACCACGCCCCCCACGCGGCCCACGAGAAAGAGGTCGAGTTCGAGCGTGCCCCGAACGGTATCACCGGCATCGAGACGGCGCTCGGACTTGCGCTGCGCGTCCTCCACCGCCAACACGGCCTGCCCGTGGCACACATCGTCGCATTGATGAGCAACAACCCCGCAAAGATCATCCATCTGAAAGATCGCGGCAGCCTGAAGGCAGGGAACTACGCGGACATCGTTCTCTTCGACCCAGCCGCCGAGTGGACCTTCGCAGCGGCGCAGTCGCTCTCGAAGTCAAAGAACACTCCGTTCGATCAAGCCCCGATGTTAGGACGAGTCCACGCGACGATCAGCGAAGGCCGTGTCGTCCATCGCCACGGTACCGCTCGGTGA
- a CDS encoding DUF4262 domain-containing protein produces MNSAERVASSRATDEGERKLIADIKRSGVHILHIFDAEGEEPEFSYSVGLWHTRNHPEVLIYGLKSDLRQSVINYIKNETKLGRSFRDGESAEGVLPGFTVYFQALPLDQYKEHLGWAEWFYDGTEFPAVQMLWPNTSGVYPWDDAADDYLRWVQPILTGLPPSAELKPKRRHH; encoded by the coding sequence GTGAACTCCGCCGAACGTGTAGCCTCAAGCCGAGCAACAGACGAGGGCGAACGCAAGCTGATCGCTGACATCAAGAGATCCGGCGTCCACATCTTGCATATCTTCGACGCGGAAGGAGAAGAGCCGGAGTTCTCCTATTCCGTCGGGCTTTGGCATACAAGGAACCACCCCGAGGTGCTGATCTACGGACTGAAGTCCGACCTGCGGCAATCTGTCATCAACTACATCAAGAATGAAACTAAGCTCGGTAGATCGTTTCGCGATGGCGAGAGCGCGGAAGGTGTTCTGCCTGGCTTCACGGTCTATTTTCAAGCTCTTCCTCTCGATCAATACAAGGAGCACTTAGGTTGGGCAGAATGGTTCTACGACGGCACTGAATTTCCCGCAGTTCAGATGCTTTGGCCGAACACCTCGGGTGTCTATCCTTGGGATGACGCGGCGGACGACTATCTGCGGTGGGTACAGCCAATTCTGACGGGCCTTCCCCCATCGGCCGAACTAAAGCCAAAACGTCGCCACCACTAG
- a CDS encoding CsbD family protein: protein MNNDTIKGTLQKIGGRIEESAGVLVNDPALKNAGKEDQLKGKAREAWGNVKDAAETSSTAPAPRNTTPKRNLRRLRPSNATTK from the coding sequence ATGAATAACGACACCATCAAGGGAACGCTGCAGAAGATCGGCGGTCGCATTGAGGAGTCAGCCGGAGTCCTTGTGAACGATCCGGCCCTGAAGAACGCCGGTAAGGAAGACCAACTCAAAGGCAAAGCCCGCGAAGCCTGGGGCAACGTGAAAGATGCTGCCGAGACCTCGTCGACCGCGCCCGCTCCGCGAAATACGACGCCGAAGCGAAATCTGCGGAGGCTGCGGCCTTCGAACGCGACCACGAAGTAG
- a CDS encoding glycine C-acetyltransferase, whose product MTTTFEPVTTPAVKRQQLAHLTAQMDALKQGGTYFKLRVLDDEQGPVCSYDGKRVINLASNNYLGLCEHPKLKEAAIAATRKFGAGSGAVRTIAGTMRIHMELEEKIAAFKNVEACVVFQSGFTANAGTVSSILGKEDFILSDELNHASIIDGARLSRAKIKVFRHKDVAHAEELLREIQNEPGRKLIITDGVFSMDGDIGPVDKLADLAEKYGAIMMVDDAHASGVLGRNGRGSVDHFGAHGRVDVQVGTLSKAIGSLGGYVCGSRDLIDYLYHRARPFLFSTSHPPSVAASCIAAFDILENEPERIERLWSNTAYFKQQLTDAGFDVGGVSTPKSETPITPIIIGDGRKTMEYSKALFEAGVMATGIAFPTVPEGRARVRTIMTSEHTREQIDQALDVFVSVAKKTGILA is encoded by the coding sequence ATGACGACGACCTTCGAACCCGTGACAACGCCTGCTGTAAAGCGGCAGCAACTGGCCCACCTGACCGCGCAGATGGACGCGCTGAAGCAGGGCGGAACCTACTTCAAGCTGCGCGTGCTGGATGACGAACAAGGGCCGGTGTGCAGCTACGATGGCAAGCGTGTGATCAACCTTGCCTCGAATAACTACCTCGGCCTGTGCGAGCACCCGAAGCTAAAAGAAGCAGCGATTGCGGCGACCCGGAAGTTCGGTGCGGGCTCGGGCGCGGTGCGGACGATCGCCGGGACGATGCGTATCCACATGGAGCTTGAGGAGAAGATCGCCGCCTTCAAAAACGTCGAGGCATGCGTGGTCTTTCAATCGGGATTCACCGCGAATGCGGGGACGGTCTCGTCGATCCTGGGCAAGGAAGATTTCATCCTCTCGGACGAGCTGAACCACGCGAGCATCATCGACGGCGCAAGGCTTTCGCGGGCAAAGATTAAGGTCTTCCGCCACAAGGATGTCGCCCATGCTGAGGAGTTGCTGCGCGAGATCCAGAACGAGCCGGGGCGCAAGCTCATCATCACCGACGGCGTCTTCTCCATGGACGGCGACATCGGGCCGGTCGACAAACTGGCTGATCTGGCAGAGAAGTACGGCGCGATCATGATGGTCGACGACGCCCATGCCAGCGGCGTGTTGGGGCGCAACGGACGCGGATCGGTGGACCACTTTGGAGCGCATGGGCGCGTGGATGTGCAGGTCGGCACGCTGTCGAAGGCGATTGGATCGCTGGGCGGATACGTCTGCGGCAGCCGCGACCTGATCGACTATCTCTATCACCGGGCGCGGCCGTTTCTGTTCTCGACGTCGCATCCGCCGAGCGTTGCGGCAAGCTGCATAGCCGCCTTCGACATCCTCGAGAACGAGCCCGAGCGGATCGAGCGGCTATGGTCGAATACGGCGTACTTCAAGCAACAACTGACGGACGCGGGTTTCGACGTGGGCGGCGTGAGCACACCGAAGAGCGAGACACCGATTACACCGATCATCATCGGAGATGGCCGCAAGACGATGGAGTACTCAAAGGCGCTGTTCGAAGCGGGTGTGATGGCTACCGGGATCGCGTTCCCGACCGTGCCCGAGGGCCGGGCGCGCGTTCGGACGATCATGACCAGCGAGCACACGCGGGAGCAGATCGACCAGGCGCTGGACGTCTTTGTAAGCGTCGCGAAGAAGACAGGGATTCTGGCTTAG
- a CDS encoding VWA domain-containing protein: MHRSLPQGLRFASAALFLLPAVLAAQSDKPVLVKPTDTPEPTTTITAESRLVNIPVIVRDNKGALVQNLTKADFSLQVDGKPQTIRYFDLDNNLPLTLGLLVDTSESQRNALDDERSASSAFLDQMLTGKQDQAFVIQFARSVELLQELTNSRAKLQAGLKELDTQTASPSDTDNTGDSAPDKNGRTHRARGGTTLYDAVFLASDEIMSKQKGRKALIVLTDGVDRGSKERLTDAIEATQRADTIVYAVYFKGEAPQHDSYNDSNRGGGFPRGGGYPGGGYPGGGYPGGGGGRRGGGPSNEPDQRADGKKTLERIVHETGGRLFEVSKKQPVTDIYAEIGKELRAQYRLGYTPDKDASEDGYHRIDLALTSSDKKKWVVQTRDGYYTGK; the protein is encoded by the coding sequence ATGCACCGCTCTCTGCCGCAAGGCCTGCGCTTCGCATCTGCCGCTCTTTTCCTGCTGCCTGCCGTTCTGGCCGCGCAATCCGATAAGCCTGTCCTCGTCAAGCCCACGGATACGCCTGAGCCCACGACCACCATCACTGCCGAGTCGCGCCTCGTGAACATTCCTGTCATCGTGCGCGACAACAAGGGCGCCCTCGTGCAGAACCTGACCAAGGCCGACTTCAGCTTACAGGTCGACGGCAAGCCCCAGACCATCCGCTACTTCGACCTCGACAACAACCTGCCACTTACGCTCGGCCTGCTGGTCGACACCAGCGAGAGCCAGCGCAACGCGCTCGACGACGAACGCTCCGCCAGCTCCGCCTTCCTCGACCAGATGCTCACCGGCAAGCAGGACCAGGCCTTCGTCATCCAGTTCGCCCGCTCTGTGGAACTGCTACAGGAGCTGACCAACTCCCGCGCTAAGCTACAGGCTGGCCTGAAGGAACTGGACACTCAGACCGCTTCCCCATCCGATACCGACAACACCGGCGACTCCGCCCCCGACAAGAACGGCCGCACTCATCGTGCCCGTGGCGGGACCACGCTGTACGACGCCGTATTTCTCGCCTCAGACGAGATCATGTCGAAGCAGAAGGGCCGCAAGGCGCTCATCGTGCTGACCGACGGCGTCGACCGAGGCTCGAAGGAGCGCTTGACCGACGCCATCGAGGCCACCCAGCGCGCCGACACCATCGTCTACGCTGTTTACTTCAAGGGCGAAGCCCCGCAGCACGACTCTTACAATGACAGCAATCGCGGCGGCGGATTTCCCCGCGGTGGTGGCTATCCTGGTGGGGGATATCCGGGCGGTGGCTATCCCGGCGGCGGCGGCGGACGTCGCGGCGGCGGCCCCAGCAACGAGCCCGACCAGCGAGCCGACGGCAAGAAGACGCTCGAACGCATCGTCCACGAGACCGGGGGACGTCTCTTCGAGGTAAGCAAGAAGCAGCCTGTCACCGACATCTACGCCGAGATCGGCAAGGAGCTCCGCGCCCAGTACCGCCTCGGCTACACGCCGGATAAGGACGCCAGCGAAGACGGCTACCACCGTATCGATCTCGCGCTGACAAGCTCTGATAAGAAGAAGTGGGTCGTCCAGACTCGCGATGGTTACTACACGGGCAAGTAG
- the pyrR gene encoding bifunctional pyr operon transcriptional regulator/uracil phosphoribosyltransferase PyrR, translating into MSEITEEIKSKPKPNLREKGRLMSASEIERTLVRLAHEIVEKNNGSANVGLVGIKRRGIPLAQRIGAMIAKIEKQPVDIGTLDISFYRDDLSTAGPRPVVNPGDIGFDVTGRDIVLMDDVLYTGRTIRAALDALFDHGRPKSVQLLVLIDRGHRELPIQATFTGRTVPTSKREIIEVKLNEVDGQEQVLLVELVDPA; encoded by the coding sequence ATGAGCGAAATCACCGAAGAGATCAAGTCGAAACCCAAGCCAAACCTCCGCGAAAAGGGCCGTCTCATGTCGGCCTCCGAGATTGAACGCACGCTCGTTCGTCTCGCCCACGAGATCGTCGAAAAGAACAACGGATCGGCCAATGTCGGCCTGGTTGGCATCAAGCGCCGCGGCATCCCGCTGGCCCAGCGCATCGGAGCGATGATCGCCAAGATCGAGAAGCAGCCGGTCGACATCGGCACCCTCGACATCAGCTTCTACCGCGACGACCTGTCCACCGCCGGTCCGCGCCCCGTCGTCAATCCGGGCGATATCGGCTTCGACGTAACCGGCCGCGACATCGTCCTGATGGACGACGTGCTCTACACCGGGCGCACTATCCGGGCAGCGCTCGACGCGCTCTTCGATCACGGCCGCCCCAAGAGCGTCCAGCTTCTCGTCCTCATCGACCGTGGCCATCGCGAACTGCCCATCCAGGCGACGTTCACTGGCCGCACAGTCCCGACTTCCAAGCGCGAGATCATCGAGGTCAAACTCAACGAAGTCGACGGCCAGGAGCAGGTTCTGCTGGTCGAACTTGTCGATCCCGCCTAA
- a CDS encoding aspartate carbamoyltransferase catalytic subunit yields the protein MTTENTLPAHHPGSLLSVNHLSIPDVSEILAATARIEAMPAPERAKLLAGRRVALLFYESSTRTRTSFELAAKSLGATTTLVSDKSSSIEKGESLKDTGITLRALGAEAIILRHNASGAPDLLARMTGLPVLNAGDGMHEHPSQALLDFRTMLTRLGLDAASASETCLKGVTVVITGDIRHSRVARSNAMLLPRLGARVILCGPEPLLPREALSLHPAIEIERDLDRALSQASVAMMLRIQKERLAGLSLDLAAYIEGYQLTEARIAAHAPNVLVMHPGPMIRGLEIQSEVADGPNSAIEEQVRHGLAIRTALLVRALGVNA from the coding sequence CTGACAACTGAGAACACACTCCCCGCGCACCACCCCGGCTCGCTGCTCAGCGTCAACCACCTCTCCATTCCCGATGTAAGCGAGATCCTCGCCGCCACGGCGCGTATCGAGGCCATGCCCGCGCCCGAACGTGCGAAGCTCCTGGCCGGCCGCCGCGTCGCTCTGCTCTTTTACGAGTCCAGCACGCGCACTCGAACCTCCTTCGAGCTTGCCGCAAAGTCGCTCGGCGCGACGACGACGCTGGTCAGCGATAAGTCCTCCTCCATCGAAAAGGGCGAGTCGCTCAAGGACACCGGCATCACCCTCCGTGCGCTGGGTGCGGAGGCCATCATCCTTCGTCACAACGCCAGCGGAGCTCCTGACCTGCTTGCTCGCATGACCGGCCTGCCCGTATTGAACGCCGGCGATGGCATGCATGAACATCCCTCGCAAGCTCTACTCGACTTCCGCACGATGCTCACCAGGCTCGGCCTTGATGCTGCATCGGCAAGCGAGACCTGCCTTAAGGGGGTCACGGTCGTTATCACCGGCGACATCCGCCACAGCCGCGTCGCGCGCTCGAATGCGATGCTGCTGCCGCGCCTCGGAGCCCGCGTTATTCTCTGCGGGCCGGAACCTCTGCTGCCCAGGGAGGCCCTAAGCCTCCATCCTGCTATCGAGATCGAACGCGACCTCGACCGAGCGCTCTCACAGGCAAGCGTTGCGATGATGCTCCGAATTCAGAAGGAACGCCTTGCTGGCCTGTCGCTCGATCTTGCTGCCTATATCGAAGGCTATCAACTGACGGAGGCCCGCATCGCCGCTCACGCTCCGAATGTGCTCGTCATGCACCCCGGTCCGATGATCCGCGGCCTTGAGATTCAGAGCGAGGTTGCCGACGGTCCCAACTCTGCCATCGAAGAGCAGGTGCGCCACGGCCTCGCAATTCGGACGGCCCTGCTCGTGCGAGCGCTGGGAGTAAACGCATGA